From one Sphingomonas sp. BT-65 genomic stretch:
- a CDS encoding helix-turn-helix transcriptional regulator translates to MQDGPSISRVAALIGDPARANMLVALMDGRALTVSELAQCAGVALPTASGHLARLSDAGLVATARQGRHRYFRLDDADVAAAIELLMGIAERTGAKPVRPGPRDAAMRDARVCYDHLAGERAVRLAERFVADGVVTAGEPPRITDTGRARLVTLGVTLPSRGRRPECRTCLDWSERRNHLAGALGAAILQHVLGQGWAKRGPGRVIAFDAAGVAAFDRAFGL, encoded by the coding sequence ATGCAGGACGGCCCATCCATCTCGCGCGTCGCGGCGCTGATCGGGGATCCGGCGCGCGCCAACATGCTGGTCGCGCTGATGGACGGGCGCGCGCTCACCGTGAGCGAGCTGGCGCAATGCGCGGGCGTGGCACTGCCGACGGCGTCGGGACATCTCGCGCGGCTGAGCGATGCCGGGCTCGTCGCGACCGCGCGGCAGGGCCGCCACCGCTACTTTCGCCTCGACGACGCGGATGTCGCCGCCGCGATCGAGTTGCTGATGGGCATCGCCGAGCGGACCGGCGCGAAACCGGTGCGGCCCGGGCCGCGCGATGCGGCGATGCGCGATGCGCGGGTCTGTTACGATCATCTCGCCGGTGAGCGCGCGGTGCGACTGGCAGAGCGGTTCGTCGCGGATGGCGTGGTGACGGCGGGCGAGCCGCCGCGGATCACCGATACAGGCCGCGCCCGGCTCGTTACGCTCGGCGTGACGCTGCCTTCGCGCGGGCGGCGGCCGGAGTGCCGGACCTGCCTCGACTGGAGCGAGCGGCGCAATCATCTGGCCGGTGCGTTGGGCGCGGCAATCCTCCAGCATGTGCTGGGGCAGGGCTGGGCGAAACGCGGGCCGGGCCGGGTGATCGCGTTCGATGCCGCGGGAGTGGCGGCGTTCGACCGGGCGTTCGGGCTTTAG
- a CDS encoding YbaN family protein, translated as MRRHLYLAAGFVSLGLAVIGALLPVMPTTVFVILAAYCFARSSPRLERKLLEHRQFGPHILRWRERGAISRKGKIAASMAFAVSIALTLALTPMPWPLVTLAAATIVGGWIWMRPEN; from the coding sequence GTGCGCCGCCACCTCTATCTCGCCGCGGGGTTCGTCAGCCTTGGCCTCGCGGTGATCGGTGCGCTGCTGCCGGTGATGCCGACCACGGTGTTCGTGATCCTCGCCGCCTATTGCTTCGCGCGCAGTTCGCCCAGGCTGGAGCGCAAACTGCTCGAGCACCGGCAGTTTGGTCCGCATATCCTGCGCTGGCGCGAGCGTGGCGCGATCAGCCGTAAGGGCAAAATCGCCGCGAGCATGGCATTTGCGGTGAGCATCGCGCTGACCTTGGCGTTGACGCCGATGCCGTGGCCGTTGGTCACGCTCGCCGCGGCGACGATCGTTGGCGGCTGGATATGGATGCGGCCCGAGAACTAA
- a CDS encoding flagellin — MTVIGTNIASLRAANASKLASSSLQTAMERLSTGKRINSAKDDAAGLAIASRMTAQVRSMSVAIRNANDGISLAQTAEGALGEVTNMLQRMKELSTQAANGTLSDDDRSTLQSEMTQLIAEVGRVATTSNFNGVSLLDGKTDSVTLQTGINAGETISLKMLNTSAEKLGLKTGVAGPVVGTVTNAGLEKNQLQINGTWIGASVDAEGDASTAIADKVTAINAKTSETGVTAAAQAKMSLKIDSASATTTGALKINGTAIDLSKGAVDGPDADTTVDSWSYAALKAEIDSKNIAGVTVTVNAAGDGLDIVSTGEVDFLVEAAADVTKVKVRAEGATADLAIAEDVDSTVAVNQVKLTAAAGETIIVGGETAALASIGLTATSAKGSDLSIATLADASAAMAVIDAALTEISAGRGDLGAVQNRLESTVANLTTTTANLSEARSRIEDADFSAETTALAKAQILAQASTAMLAQANQSQQNVLSLLR, encoded by the coding sequence ATGACTGTTATCGGAACGAACATCGCGAGCCTTCGCGCCGCGAACGCGTCCAAGCTGGCGTCCTCGTCGCTGCAGACCGCCATGGAGCGTCTGTCGACCGGCAAGCGGATCAACAGCGCCAAGGACGATGCTGCGGGCCTCGCCATCGCGAGCCGCATGACCGCGCAGGTGCGCAGCATGAGCGTTGCCATCCGCAACGCCAATGACGGCATCTCGCTCGCCCAGACCGCCGAAGGCGCGCTGGGCGAGGTCACCAACATGCTTCAGCGCATGAAGGAGCTGTCGACTCAGGCGGCGAACGGCACGCTGAGCGACGACGACCGCTCGACGCTGCAGTCGGAGATGACTCAGCTCATCGCCGAGGTGGGTCGCGTTGCGACTACCTCGAACTTCAACGGCGTCAGCCTGCTCGACGGCAAGACCGACAGCGTCACGCTGCAGACCGGCATCAACGCCGGCGAGACGATCTCGCTGAAGATGCTCAACACCTCGGCCGAGAAGCTGGGTCTCAAGACCGGCGTCGCGGGCCCGGTGGTCGGCACGGTGACCAATGCCGGCCTCGAGAAGAACCAGCTGCAGATCAACGGCACCTGGATCGGTGCCAGCGTCGATGCCGAGGGCGACGCGAGCACCGCGATCGCCGACAAGGTGACCGCGATCAACGCCAAGACCAGCGAGACCGGGGTGACGGCCGCTGCGCAGGCGAAGATGTCGCTCAAGATCGACAGCGCTTCGGCCACCACGACCGGCGCGCTCAAGATCAACGGCACGGCGATCGACCTCAGCAAGGGTGCGGTCGACGGTCCGGACGCCGACACCACGGTGGACTCGTGGAGCTATGCGGCGCTCAAGGCCGAGATCGACAGCAAGAACATCGCCGGCGTGACCGTCACGGTCAACGCGGCGGGCGACGGTCTCGACATCGTCAGCACCGGTGAGGTCGACTTCCTGGTCGAAGCCGCGGCCGACGTGACCAAGGTCAAGGTCCGCGCCGAGGGCGCGACCGCCGACCTCGCGATCGCCGAGGACGTGGACTCCACCGTCGCCGTCAACCAGGTCAAGCTGACCGCGGCTGCGGGCGAGACGATCATCGTCGGCGGCGAGACCGCGGCGCTGGCCTCGATCGGCCTGACCGCGACTTCGGCCAAGGGCAGTGACCTTTCGATCGCGACGCTGGCCGATGCTTCGGCGGCGATGGCGGTGATCGACGCGGCTCTGACCGAGATCTCGGCCGGCCGCGGCGACCTGGGTGCGGTGCAGAACCGCCTCGAATCGACCGTCGCCAACCTGACGACCACGACTGCCAACCTGTCCGAGGCGCGCAGCCGGATCGAAGACGCCGACTTCTCGGCCGAGACGACCGCGCTCGCCAAGGCGCAGATCCTGGCGCAGGCATCGACCGCGATGCTGGCCCAGGCCAACCAGTCGCAGCAGAACGTTCTCTCGCTGCTTCGCTAA
- a CDS encoding sigma-54-dependent Fis family transcriptional regulator, with amino-acid sequence MQTVFPSAAVLRQHYALVSALRAQGFTIGAADKVKPMPGDLFMIVEGEAPPVSARTLVLAEGPVAAVPFHDGNPARLSFGLEDAAIAGGFASAMLRGAHAPVAADPESLALYALAERVAAADITVLINGPTGTGKEVLAKAIHMGSTRRDGPFIAVNCAALPETMLEALLFGHQKGSFTGANAAGEGFFRAANGGTLLLDEVAEMPLSLQAKLLRALQEREVVPIGATAAEKIDVRVIACANRDLQAEVAEGRFRADLYYRLSVFPLSTKALAERPGDVAALASAMVLRHAGNRGRLPWVTLDALAVLQSHDWPGNVRELENVIQRALLLCPGDAITADHLIFDRAPAAAPAQAEGTLSNIVQLSEFAAIRETLAACGGSRIETAKRLGISERTLRYRLAKAREQGEDITRRAIA; translated from the coding sequence ATGCAGACTGTCTTTCCGTCGGCGGCGGTGCTCCGCCAGCACTACGCACTCGTCTCCGCGCTGCGGGCGCAGGGCTTCACGATCGGCGCCGCCGACAAGGTGAAGCCGATGCCGGGCGATCTGTTCATGATCGTCGAGGGCGAAGCCCCGCCGGTTTCGGCGCGTACTTTGGTGCTGGCCGAGGGGCCGGTCGCGGCGGTCCCGTTCCATGACGGCAACCCCGCGCGGCTGAGCTTCGGGCTCGAGGATGCGGCCATCGCCGGCGGCTTCGCCAGCGCGATGCTGCGCGGCGCGCATGCTCCGGTCGCGGCGGACCCCGAGAGCCTGGCGCTCTACGCGCTCGCCGAGCGGGTCGCGGCGGCGGACATCACCGTGCTGATCAACGGCCCCACCGGCACCGGCAAGGAAGTGCTGGCCAAGGCGATCCACATGGGCTCGACTCGCCGCGACGGCCCGTTCATCGCGGTCAATTGCGCGGCGCTGCCCGAGACGATGCTCGAGGCGCTGCTGTTCGGCCATCAGAAGGGCTCGTTCACCGGCGCCAACGCCGCAGGCGAGGGCTTCTTCCGCGCGGCCAATGGCGGCACGCTGCTGCTCGACGAAGTCGCCGAGATGCCGCTGTCGCTGCAGGCCAAGCTGCTGCGCGCGCTGCAGGAGCGCGAAGTGGTGCCGATCGGCGCGACTGCGGCGGAGAAGATCGACGTGCGCGTCATCGCCTGCGCCAACCGCGACCTCCAGGCCGAGGTGGCCGAGGGCCGCTTCCGTGCCGACCTCTATTACCGCCTCTCGGTCTTCCCGCTCTCGACCAAGGCGCTCGCCGAGCGGCCGGGCGATGTCGCCGCGCTCGCCTCGGCGATGGTGCTGCGCCACGCTGGCAATCGCGGCCGCCTGCCCTGGGTGACGCTGGACGCGCTGGCGGTGCTGCAAAGCCATGACTGGCCGGGCAATGTCCGTGAGCTCGAGAATGTGATCCAGCGCGCGCTGCTGCTCTGCCCGGGCGACGCGATCACCGCCGATCACCTGATCTTCGACCGTGCCCCCGCCGCCGCTCCGGCGCAGGCCGAGGGCACGCTCAGCAACATCGTCCAGCTCAGCGAGTTCGCCGCGATCCGCGAGACGCTGGCGGCGTGCGGCGGCAGCCGCATCGAGACCGCCAAGCGCCTCGGCATCTCGGAGCGCACGCTGCGCTACCGGCTCGCCAAGGCGCGCGAGCAGGGTGAAGACATCACGCGGAGGGCCATCGCATGA
- the fliE gene encoding flagellar hook-basal body complex protein FliE, whose amino-acid sequence MSIGGIGGVGGGAGGIDRVMQLRAQILERNEALQRATSGAAAPAATPVGQPAGPASFADTLESALRQVNGAQNRASELSAAYERGETVDIAKVMLARQEASVGFEATLQVRNKLLTAYRDIMSMPV is encoded by the coding sequence ATGAGCATCGGCGGTATTGGAGGCGTTGGCGGCGGAGCGGGCGGCATCGACCGCGTCATGCAGCTCCGCGCCCAGATCCTCGAGCGCAACGAAGCGCTCCAGCGCGCGACCAGCGGCGCGGCGGCGCCTGCCGCAACCCCGGTCGGCCAACCCGCGGGTCCGGCGAGCTTCGCCGACACGCTGGAAAGCGCGCTCCGCCAGGTCAACGGCGCGCAGAACCGCGCCAGCGAACTCTCCGCCGCCTACGAGCGCGGCGAGACGGTCGACATCGCCAAGGTGATGCTTGCCCGCCAGGAAGCGTCGGTCGGTTTCGAAGCGACGCTTCAGGTCAGGAACAAGCTCCTGACCGCCTATCGTGACATCATGAGCATGCCGGTCTGA
- the fliF gene encoding flagellar basal-body MS-ring/collar protein FliF, producing the protein MSNALSVSDAPAVPATAGAGFANPLSQMRAILGQPAIKRSLPLIFMLGLIGAAALAWMAFSTPPQRVLFASLPESDKAAVAEALSAASIPNSIDGAGSLTVGEDDYHKARMLLAGQGLPKAAPGGYALLDQLPMGVSRAVEGERLRQARETELARSIGEIDTVAEARVHLATPEATVFVRDKAEPSASVIVKLQPGRTLSDAQVRSIVNLVASSVPGMKAEAVTIVDQAGALLSKSGQDGTAGDARIDFQRRVEDKYRQQLVQLLTPLLGPGNFTAEVQAEVDLDESQATRESFDKTGAVVRAEQGNWTGAPRDGANAPGGIPGALSNLAPPPATVATPTPEGAAPAAAAGQSATPAAAPGMKQSDSFARSYDNAKEISVTRAAPGNIKRLSVAVLLKEEPGKPRGQVEIRQIDELVKATVGFNAARQDQVTVVSRKFSSAADAKDEGPAFYESGWFAMIARNVTAVVIALLVLLLGVRPLAKALLKKRDDAGRGGALSMGAADGVAIPAPVSAEMLGAGGVPLGERVGLVRDFTRDNPARAALAVRDMIKAENGR; encoded by the coding sequence ATGAGCAACGCACTCTCCGTCTCCGACGCACCCGCCGTTCCTGCCACCGCAGGGGCCGGCTTCGCCAATCCGCTCAGCCAGATGCGCGCGATCCTGGGGCAGCCCGCGATCAAGCGCAGCTTGCCGCTGATCTTCATGCTCGGCCTGATCGGCGCCGCCGCGCTAGCGTGGATGGCGTTCTCGACGCCGCCCCAGCGCGTGCTGTTCGCCAGCCTGCCCGAAAGCGACAAAGCCGCGGTGGCCGAAGCGTTGTCCGCGGCGAGCATCCCCAATTCGATCGACGGTGCGGGCTCGCTCACGGTCGGCGAGGATGACTATCACAAGGCGCGCATGCTGCTTGCCGGGCAAGGCCTGCCCAAGGCGGCGCCGGGCGGCTATGCGCTGCTCGACCAGCTGCCGATGGGCGTCAGCCGCGCCGTCGAGGGCGAGCGGTTGCGCCAGGCGCGCGAGACCGAGCTTGCCCGTTCGATCGGCGAGATCGACACCGTCGCCGAAGCGCGCGTGCATCTCGCGACACCCGAAGCGACCGTGTTCGTGCGCGACAAGGCAGAGCCCTCGGCCTCGGTGATCGTCAAGCTCCAGCCCGGCCGCACCCTCTCCGACGCGCAGGTTCGCTCGATCGTCAACCTCGTCGCCTCGTCGGTGCCGGGGATGAAGGCTGAGGCGGTGACGATCGTCGACCAGGCCGGCGCGCTGCTCAGCAAGTCGGGCCAGGACGGCACCGCCGGCGACGCGCGCATCGATTTCCAGCGCCGCGTCGAGGACAAGTATCGCCAGCAGCTCGTGCAGCTGCTGACCCCGCTGCTCGGCCCGGGCAACTTCACCGCCGAGGTGCAGGCCGAGGTCGACCTCGACGAGAGCCAGGCGACGCGCGAGAGCTTCGACAAGACCGGAGCCGTGGTGCGCGCCGAGCAGGGTAACTGGACCGGCGCGCCGCGCGACGGCGCCAATGCGCCCGGCGGCATTCCCGGCGCGCTGTCCAACCTAGCGCCGCCGCCCGCCACCGTCGCCACGCCGACGCCCGAAGGCGCCGCGCCCGCCGCTGCCGCCGGACAGTCCGCGACACCGGCCGCAGCGCCCGGCATGAAGCAGAGCGACAGCTTCGCGCGCAGTTACGACAACGCCAAGGAAATCTCGGTCACCCGCGCCGCGCCGGGCAACATCAAGCGGCTGTCGGTCGCGGTGCTGCTCAAGGAGGAGCCGGGCAAGCCGCGCGGCCAGGTCGAGATCCGCCAGATCGACGAGCTGGTGAAGGCGACGGTCGGCTTCAACGCCGCGCGCCAGGATCAGGTGACGGTGGTCAGCCGCAAGTTCAGCTCAGCCGCCGACGCCAAGGACGAAGGTCCGGCCTTCTATGAGAGCGGCTGGTTCGCGATGATCGCGCGCAACGTCACCGCGGTGGTGATCGCGCTGCTCGTGCTGCTGCTCGGCGTGCGTCCGCTCGCCAAGGCGCTGCTCAAGAAGCGCGATGACGCCGGTCGCGGCGGCGCACTGTCGATGGGTGCCGCCGATGGCGTCGCCATCCCCGCGCCGGTGAGCGCCGAGATGCTCGGTGCCGGCGGGGTGCCGCTCGGCGAGCGGGTCGGGCTGGTGCGCGACTTCACGCGCGACAACCCGGCGCGTGCCGCGCTCGCGGTGCGTGACATGATCAAGGCGGAGAATGGCCGATGA
- the fliG gene encoding flagellar motor switch protein FliG, whose translation MNAPRSFSGVERAAVLMMVVGDEEAAAILQKLDPDEVRQLGTAMMSVADVSEWEMAQVLDDFTGRAQERSAIQFDPRPKLESVVTKALGPERAGSVLARILPPQQNESITALAWMDAPEIAAMLEEEHPQIAAVLMAHLDPAVAAQVLEMLPEAIQPQVLRRVARLGPVTPEAIATLTDLLERHASQPRRVAGVQMGGTREAAKIMSSARKVTEQKVMPKLAKIDREVAKAIEEAMFVFDNLLELDDKNMGTLLRNIESDVLVRSLKGVDEAARTRFLSCMSSRAADTIRDEMEARGPMKLAEVLEAQKAMIAIARQLVKDGTITMPGGGGDDDYV comes from the coding sequence ATGAACGCGCCGCGCAGCTTTAGCGGCGTCGAGCGCGCTGCGGTGCTGATGATGGTGGTCGGCGACGAGGAAGCCGCCGCGATCCTGCAGAAGCTCGATCCCGATGAGGTCCGCCAGCTCGGCACCGCGATGATGAGCGTCGCCGATGTCAGCGAATGGGAGATGGCCCAGGTCCTCGATGATTTCACCGGCCGCGCGCAGGAGCGCAGCGCGATCCAGTTCGATCCGCGCCCCAAGCTCGAATCGGTGGTGACCAAGGCGCTCGGGCCCGAGCGTGCGGGCAGCGTGCTCGCGCGCATCCTGCCGCCGCAGCAGAATGAATCGATCACCGCGCTCGCCTGGATGGACGCGCCCGAGATCGCCGCGATGCTCGAGGAAGAGCATCCGCAGATCGCCGCGGTGCTGATGGCGCATCTCGACCCGGCGGTCGCTGCGCAGGTGCTGGAGATGCTGCCGGAGGCGATCCAACCGCAGGTGCTGCGCCGCGTCGCGCGCCTCGGCCCGGTGACGCCCGAGGCGATCGCCACGCTCACCGACCTGCTCGAGCGCCATGCTTCGCAGCCGCGCCGCGTGGCGGGCGTCCAGATGGGCGGTACGCGCGAGGCGGCCAAGATCATGTCCTCGGCGCGCAAGGTCACCGAACAGAAGGTCATGCCGAAGCTCGCCAAGATCGACCGCGAGGTGGCGAAAGCTATCGAGGAAGCGATGTTCGTGTTCGACAATTTGCTCGAGCTCGACGACAAGAACATGGGTACCCTGCTCCGCAACATCGAGAGCGACGTGCTGGTCCGCAGCCTCAAGGGCGTGGACGAGGCGGCGCGCACCCGCTTCCTGTCGTGCATGTCGAGCCGCGCGGCCGACACGATCCGCGACGAGATGGAAGCGCGCGGCCCGATGAAGCTCGCCGAGGTGCTGGAAGCGCAGAAGGCGATGATCGCCATCGCGCGCCAGCTGGTGAAGGACGGCACGATCACGATGCCGGGCGGCGGCGGAGACGACGACTATGTCTAA
- a CDS encoding flagellar assembly protein FliH, producing MSNAAAFVPGLAARSAGIAAALQRAFAPPEEFAPREIRPRDGAVPAEPKHFSPAEPGHRPTEGWDPFDPEPAPEPKEFVDPIAAARAAGYAEGLAAGRAEADAVAAQQAALLQQVSDALAQGAHFDRERMAGHLRQTVLHLVSKMIGETGVAPDVLASRIEAATDMLADGAESAILRLHPDDVALVQGHLPKTVFPVGDPHVARGGFVIESASTIVEDGPDMWLEQLATAIDRVPIPPAI from the coding sequence ATGTCTAACGCCGCCGCCTTCGTCCCTGGCCTCGCCGCGCGCAGCGCGGGGATCGCCGCGGCGCTGCAGCGCGCTTTCGCTCCGCCCGAGGAATTCGCGCCGCGCGAGATCCGTCCGCGCGACGGGGCGGTGCCGGCCGAGCCGAAGCATTTCAGCCCCGCCGAACCCGGCCACCGGCCGACCGAGGGCTGGGACCCGTTCGATCCCGAACCAGCGCCCGAGCCCAAAGAATTCGTCGACCCGATCGCCGCGGCGCGCGCCGCCGGCTATGCCGAGGGCCTGGCCGCGGGCCGCGCCGAGGCCGATGCCGTCGCCGCGCAGCAGGCGGCGCTGCTCCAGCAGGTCAGCGACGCGCTGGCGCAGGGCGCGCATTTCGATCGCGAGCGCATGGCGGGCCATCTGCGCCAGACCGTGCTGCACCTGGTGAGCAAGATGATCGGAGAGACGGGCGTCGCGCCCGATGTGCTCGCCAGCCGGATCGAGGCCGCGACCGATATGCTCGCGGACGGCGCCGAATCGGCGATCCTGCGGCTGCATCCCGACGACGTCGCGCTGGTCCAGGGGCATCTGCCCAAGACCGTGTTCCCGGTCGGCGACCCGCATGTCGCGCGCGGCGGCTTCGTCATCGAGAGCGCCTCGACGATCGTTGAGGACGGTCCCGACATGTGGCTCGAGCAGCTTGCGACGGCCATCGACCGCGTTCCTATTCCGCCTGCCATCTAG
- a CDS encoding FliI/YscN family ATPase, which yields MLNRFTADYLDGLACRDFVARPKVSGRLASYDGLLMEAVGLSLPVGTVCAIGIGANRVDAEVIGFRGGKTLMMNLGGPAALLPNAPVRPIGAPGEAEVGAAMLGRVVDGAGKPIDGLGPIRGAGKWPLAGKIQSPLDRGRVLQPLDVGVRAINGLLTIGQGQRVGIMAGSGVGKSVLLGMMVRAAKADVIVIGLIGERSREVSDFLETKVAGEARARSVVVAVPANHSPVLRIRGALRATAIAEAFRNDGKKVLLIMDSLTRVAHAGREIGLALGEPASARGYPPSAIAMLPSLIERAGTDVHTGGSITAIYTVLADGDDGNDPVVDSARSILDGHIVLSRALAEHGVYPAIDLGPSVSRVMTDIADKSHVAAARVLRRHLATYEENRDLVLMGAYRPGADPAIDAAIACHDSVLDYIRQAYDETVSLEEAVTELVGVFGDA from the coding sequence ATGCTCAATCGCTTCACCGCCGATTATCTCGACGGCCTCGCCTGCCGCGATTTCGTGGCCCGGCCCAAGGTGTCGGGGCGGCTCGCTTCCTATGACGGGTTGCTGATGGAGGCGGTGGGCCTGTCGCTGCCGGTCGGCACGGTCTGCGCGATCGGAATCGGTGCCAATCGTGTGGACGCCGAGGTGATCGGCTTTCGCGGCGGCAAGACGCTGATGATGAATTTGGGCGGCCCTGCCGCTTTGCTGCCTAACGCGCCGGTGCGCCCCATCGGTGCGCCCGGCGAGGCGGAGGTCGGCGCGGCGATGCTCGGCCGCGTGGTCGATGGCGCGGGCAAGCCGATCGACGGACTGGGCCCGATCCGTGGCGCCGGCAAATGGCCACTCGCGGGGAAAATTCAGTCGCCGCTCGACCGTGGCCGGGTGCTTCAGCCGCTCGATGTCGGCGTGCGCGCGATCAACGGGCTGCTGACGATCGGCCAGGGCCAGCGCGTTGGCATCATGGCGGGATCGGGCGTCGGCAAGTCGGTGCTGCTCGGCATGATGGTCCGCGCGGCCAAGGCCGACGTGATCGTGATCGGCCTGATCGGCGAGCGTTCGCGCGAAGTGTCCGACTTCCTCGAGACCAAGGTCGCGGGCGAGGCGCGCGCGCGTTCGGTGGTGGTCGCGGTTCCGGCCAATCACTCGCCGGTGCTGCGCATCCGCGGCGCGCTGCGCGCCACCGCGATCGCCGAAGCCTTTCGCAACGATGGCAAGAAGGTTCTCCTGATCATGGATTCGCTGACTCGCGTCGCGCATGCCGGGCGCGAGATCGGGCTGGCGCTGGGCGAGCCAGCGAGCGCGCGCGGCTATCCGCCGAGCGCGATCGCGATGCTGCCGAGCCTGATCGAGCGCGCGGGCACCGACGTGCACACCGGCGGATCGATCACCGCGATCTATACCGTGCTCGCCGATGGCGACGACGGCAACGATCCCGTGGTCGATTCGGCGCGCTCGATCCTCGACGGCCATATCGTGCTGAGCCGGGCGCTGGCGGAGCACGGGGTCTATCCCGCGATCGACCTTGGGCCGTCGGTGAGCCGCGTGATGACCGACATCGCCGACAAGAGCCATGTCGCCGCGGCGCGCGTGCTGCGCCGCCACCTTGCGACCTATGAGGAGAATCGCGACCTGGTGCTGATGGGCGCCTATCGCCCCGGCGCCGACCCGGCGATCGACGCCGCGATCGCGTGCCATGATTCGGTCCTCGACTATATCCGCCAGGCCTATGACGAGACGGTCTCGCTCGAAGAGGCCGTGACCGAGCTGGTCGGCGTGTTCGGAGATGCCTGA
- a CDS encoding flagellar hook-length control protein FliK: MPDLLASTILLPLKPGIPRAASVAAPAAADFTALLGELVLPAGGKLQSGKGHGLAADGKILPVGEQAVAGDEEEDPAIAWLPAGLVLQPIEPAPLPDVVLVAVQTGGTEANAVTPPAGEAVAAALLPETTQPAVPVAIEAGAVPIGATEAAPAEAAPAEFAVAAEGEVARMEPLPPTPETVPDLDAQTPMRERLPRPAVTPLVTPQPIVPGTTVTQTAAQTFAAAISAAYDSPAAPTPRGADPVAVSNQAAAAEQLRTTVQAMAGADQAPLDLSRDDWAGKMVDRIAALRDAAEAADTRIRLAPENLGNVDVSIRRDGDRLHVHFAAENPATRQLLAEAAPRLAELADARGVKLGQTSVDAGAGGQQGTPDQPQSNQPVRSASATAHASETDRDDRVA; the protein is encoded by the coding sequence ATGCCAGACCTGCTCGCCTCGACCATCCTGCTTCCGCTGAAGCCCGGAATTCCGCGCGCGGCGTCGGTCGCCGCACCCGCAGCGGCGGATTTCACGGCGTTGCTCGGCGAGCTGGTGCTCCCCGCCGGCGGCAAGCTGCAGAGCGGCAAGGGGCACGGGCTTGCCGCGGACGGCAAGATCTTGCCGGTAGGGGAGCAGGCCGTTGCCGGTGACGAAGAGGAGGACCCCGCGATCGCCTGGCTTCCGGCGGGCCTCGTGCTCCAACCGATCGAACCGGCGCCGTTGCCGGATGTCGTGCTCGTCGCTGTCCAGACCGGCGGGACGGAGGCGAATGCCGTGACGCCGCCGGCTGGCGAGGCGGTCGCCGCGGCGTTGCTGCCGGAAACGACGCAGCCAGCTGTTCCGGTGGCGATCGAAGCCGGTGCCGTACCGATCGGCGCCACCGAAGCAGCGCCGGCTGAAGCAGCGCCGGCCGAATTCGCTGTCGCCGCCGAGGGCGAGGTCGCGCGAATGGAGCCGCTGCCCCCGACGCCGGAGACTGTGCCGGACCTCGATGCGCAGACGCCGATGCGCGAGCGGCTGCCGCGTCCGGCGGTCACGCCGCTCGTGACGCCGCAACCGATCGTCCCCGGCACGACGGTCACGCAGACTGCGGCGCAGACTTTCGCGGCGGCGATCTCGGCAGCCTATGATTCGCCCGCCGCACCCACGCCGCGCGGGGCCGATCCCGTGGCCGTCTCGAACCAGGCTGCCGCTGCCGAGCAGCTGCGCACCACAGTACAGGCAATGGCGGGCGCCGACCAGGCCCCGCTCGATCTCAGCCGCGACGACTGGGCGGGCAAGATGGTCGACCGCATCGCCGCGCTGCGCGACGCCGCCGAGGCGGCCGACACGCGCATCCGCCTCGCGCCGGAGAATCTCGGCAATGTCGATGTGTCGATCCGCCGCGACGGCGACCGGTTGCACGTCCATTTCGCCGCCGAGAACCCGGCGACGCGCCAGCTGCTCGCCGAGGCCGCGCCGCGGCTCGCCGAGCTCGCCGACGCGCGCGGCGTGAAGCTTGGCCAGACCAGCGTCGATGCCGGCGCCGGCGGTCAGCAGGGCACGCCGGACCAGCCGCAATCGAATCAACCCGTGCGCTCGGCTTCCGCCACGGCACACGCATCCGAAACCGATCGCGACGACCGCGTCGCCTGA